In Elaeis guineensis isolate ETL-2024a chromosome 1, EG11, whole genome shotgun sequence, a genomic segment contains:
- the LOC105039473 gene encoding uncharacterized protein isoform X1 produces MGAPFLSLSLVQAQTPSSPPASALRRVRSSVEDLKGQRVAVVGLGESGRAAARLALVRGASVLAIDKNEQLVPLENDPLFAEYADLQTNLGYCDDMLLDSADRIVVSPGVPLEKYGLSNWLHSGGQVMSELDFAAEVLPQNIKVLAVTGTNGKSTVASFAGQMLHHLGIETFVGGNLGRPLSDAAIQCLQSSSGRDIYQVAVVEVSSYQMEVPIKYFSPAVAVVLNLTPDHLERHKTMQNYAALKCCLFSHMKHSKLAVLPVGNHYLNEAFSSHANKCNVAWIGDHPGIKMDIETKGAILSIPTSGSVTHLQLGSLKAMGTHNYCNAAVAAFSVLGLDVGIDSDSINSTVEILSLLPHRMQVVFMDARGVTWVDDSKATNVESTYTGLMGLKDHKAVVLFGGLAKVLGNEGSNGFEQLVELLNHHRGVITFGSSGVMIQKTLCDGGLSIPCIRAVNLEEAVKCARSMARYGDTILLSPGCASFDEFRNFEHRGKVFQELALSS; encoded by the exons ATGGGAGCCCCCTTCCTCTCCCTTAGCCTAGTCCAAGCACAGACCCCGAGCTCGCCCCCGGCTTCCGCCCTCCGCCGGGTTCGGTCCTCCGTCGAAGACCTCAAGGGCCAGAGAGTTGCG GTTGTAGGCCTGGGGGAGTCTGGGAGGGCTGCAGCAAGGCTTGCTCTTGTTAGAGGTGCTTCTGTTCTTGCCATAGATAAGAATGAACAGTTGGTCCCATTAGAA AACGATCCTCTATTTGCAGAATATGCTGATTTGCAAACAAATCTTGGTTATTGTGATGATATGCTTTTAGACAGCGCAGACAGGATAGTGGTTTCTCCTGGAGTTCCTCTTGAGAAGTATGGTCTTTCTAATTGGCTGCACTCT GGAGGGCAAGTGATGTCGGAGTTGGACTTTGCAGCAGAAGTATTGCCTCAAAATATCAAAGTTTTGGCAGTGACTGGCACAAATGGAAAATCCACTGTGGCTTCTTTTGCTGGACAG ATGCTTCATCATTTGGGCATTGAAACCTTTGTTGGAGGAAACCTTGGAAGGCCACTCTCAGATGCTGCCATTCAGTGCTTACAATCATCTTCGGGAAGGGACATATATCAG GTAGCTGTGGTGGAGGTTAGCAGCTATCAGATGGAAGTTCCAATTAAGTACTTTTCTCCTGCA GTTGCAGTGGTTTTAAACCTGACACCTGATCAtctagagaggcacaagacaatGCAGAATTATGCTGCTCTGAAATGCTGTTTGTTTTCTCATATGAAGCATAGCAAACTTGCAGTCCTTCCAGTTG GAAATCATTACTTAAATGAAGCTTTTAGCAGTCATGCAAACAAGTGCAATGTTGCTTGGATAGGAGATCATCCGGGCATCAAA ATGGATATTGAGACAAAGGGTGCAATACTCAGCATTCCCACATCTGGGTCTGTCACGCATCTTCAATTGGGATCTCTGAAGGCGATGGGCACCCACAACTATTGCAATGCAGCAGTGGCTGCATTTTCAGTTCTTGGATTGGATGTTGGAATTGATTCTGATTCCATCAATTCCACTGTGGAAATCCTAAGCCTCTTGCCTCATAGGATGCAAGTTG TTTTCATGGATGCTCGTGGAGTGACATGGGTGGATGACAGCAAAGCTACAAATGTTGAATCAACATATACAGGATTAATGGGTCTCAAAGATCACAAGGCAGTCGTCCTTTTTGGTGGTCTTGCGAAG GTTTTAGGGAATGAAGGATCCAATGGTTTCGAACAACTAGTTGAGCTTCTTAATCATCACAGAGGTGTCATCACT TTTGGATCTTCAGGTGTTATGATCCAAAAGACATTGTGTGATGGTGGGCTTAGTATTCCTTGCATTAGGGCTGTGAACCTCGAGGAAGCTGTGAAATGCGCAAGAAGCATGGCCAGATATG GAGATACTATTCTTTTGAGCCCAGGTTGTGCTAGCTTTGATGAGTTCAGAAATTTTGAACACCGAGGGAAAGTCTTCCAAGAATTAGCGCTTTCATCATAG
- the LOC105039473 gene encoding uncharacterized protein isoform X2, whose amino-acid sequence MGAPFLSLSLVQAQTPSSPPASALRRVRSSVEDLKGQRVAVVGLGESGRAAARLALVRGASVLAIDKNEQLVPLENDPLFAEYADLQTNLGYCDDMLLDSADRIVVSPGVPLEKYGLSNWLHSGGQVMSELDFAAEVLPQNIKVLAVTGTNGKSTVASFAGQMLHHLGIETFVGGNLGRPLSDAAIQCLQSSSGRDIYQVAVVEVSSYQMEVPIKYFSPAVAVVLNLTPDHLERHKTMQNYAALKCCLFSHMKHSKLAVLPVGNHYLNEAFSSHANKCNVAWIGDHPGIKMDIETKGAILSIPTSGSVTHLQLGSLKAMGTHNYCNAAVAAFSVLGLDVGIDSDSINSTVEILSLLPHRMQVVFMDARGVTWVDDSKATNVESTYTGLMGLKDHKAVVLFGGLAKVLGNEGSNGFEQLVELLNHHRGVITVL is encoded by the exons ATGGGAGCCCCCTTCCTCTCCCTTAGCCTAGTCCAAGCACAGACCCCGAGCTCGCCCCCGGCTTCCGCCCTCCGCCGGGTTCGGTCCTCCGTCGAAGACCTCAAGGGCCAGAGAGTTGCG GTTGTAGGCCTGGGGGAGTCTGGGAGGGCTGCAGCAAGGCTTGCTCTTGTTAGAGGTGCTTCTGTTCTTGCCATAGATAAGAATGAACAGTTGGTCCCATTAGAA AACGATCCTCTATTTGCAGAATATGCTGATTTGCAAACAAATCTTGGTTATTGTGATGATATGCTTTTAGACAGCGCAGACAGGATAGTGGTTTCTCCTGGAGTTCCTCTTGAGAAGTATGGTCTTTCTAATTGGCTGCACTCT GGAGGGCAAGTGATGTCGGAGTTGGACTTTGCAGCAGAAGTATTGCCTCAAAATATCAAAGTTTTGGCAGTGACTGGCACAAATGGAAAATCCACTGTGGCTTCTTTTGCTGGACAG ATGCTTCATCATTTGGGCATTGAAACCTTTGTTGGAGGAAACCTTGGAAGGCCACTCTCAGATGCTGCCATTCAGTGCTTACAATCATCTTCGGGAAGGGACATATATCAG GTAGCTGTGGTGGAGGTTAGCAGCTATCAGATGGAAGTTCCAATTAAGTACTTTTCTCCTGCA GTTGCAGTGGTTTTAAACCTGACACCTGATCAtctagagaggcacaagacaatGCAGAATTATGCTGCTCTGAAATGCTGTTTGTTTTCTCATATGAAGCATAGCAAACTTGCAGTCCTTCCAGTTG GAAATCATTACTTAAATGAAGCTTTTAGCAGTCATGCAAACAAGTGCAATGTTGCTTGGATAGGAGATCATCCGGGCATCAAA ATGGATATTGAGACAAAGGGTGCAATACTCAGCATTCCCACATCTGGGTCTGTCACGCATCTTCAATTGGGATCTCTGAAGGCGATGGGCACCCACAACTATTGCAATGCAGCAGTGGCTGCATTTTCAGTTCTTGGATTGGATGTTGGAATTGATTCTGATTCCATCAATTCCACTGTGGAAATCCTAAGCCTCTTGCCTCATAGGATGCAAGTTG TTTTCATGGATGCTCGTGGAGTGACATGGGTGGATGACAGCAAAGCTACAAATGTTGAATCAACATATACAGGATTAATGGGTCTCAAAGATCACAAGGCAGTCGTCCTTTTTGGTGGTCTTGCGAAG GTTTTAGGGAATGAAGGATCCAATGGTTTCGAACAACTAGTTGAGCTTCTTAATCATCACAGAGGTGTCATCACT GTGTTATGA